A genomic window from Equus asinus isolate D_3611 breed Donkey chromosome 25, EquAss-T2T_v2, whole genome shotgun sequence includes:
- the PFKFB2 gene encoding 6-phosphofructo-2-kinase/fructose-2,6-bisphosphatase 2 isoform X1, with protein sequence MSGNFASSSEQNNSCETKTSNLRISEKKCSWASYMTNSPTLIVMIGLPARGKTYVSKKLTRYLNWIGVPTKVFNLGVYRRKAVKSYKSYDFFRHDNEEAMKIRKQCALVALEDVKAYLTEENGQIAVFDATNTTRERRDMILNFAKENSFKVFFVESVCDDPDVIAANILEVKVSSPDYPERNRENVMEDFLKRIECYKVTYRPLDPDNYDKDLSFIKVINVGQRFLVNRVQDYIQSKIVYYLMNIHVQPRTIYLCRHGESEFNLLGKIGGDSGLSVRGKQFAQALRKFLEEQEIADLKVWTSQLKRTIQTAESLGVTYEQWKILNEIDAGVCEEMTYAEIEKQYPDEFALRDQEKYLYRYPGGESYQDLVQRLEPVIMELERQGNVLVISHQAVMRCLLAYFLDKGADELPYLRCPLHTIFKLTPVAYGCKVETIKLNVEAVNTHRDKPTNNFPKNQTPVRMRRNSFTPLSSSDTIRRPRNYSVGSRPLKPLSPLRALDMQEGADQPKTQVSIPVIARCYRPETGASGSSEKDSLRRGHREETHADTLLRRS encoded by the exons ATGTCTGGGAATTTTGCATCTTCCTCAGAGCAGAACAACAGCTGTGAAACAAAAACCTCAAACCTTCGAATATCAGAGAAGAAATGTT CGTGGGCATCCTACATGACCAACTCCCCAACTCTCATTGTTATGATTGGCTTGCCAGCCCGGGGAAAAACCTACGTGTCCAAGAAACTCACGCGTTACCTCAACTGGATTGGGGTACCCACCAAAG TGTTTAACCTTGGGGTGTATCGGCGCAAAGCAGTCAAGTCCTATAAGTCCTACGACTTCTTCCGGCACGACAATGAGGAGGCCATGAAGATCCGCAA GCAGTGTGCTTTGGTGGCACTGGAAGACGTTAAGGCGTATCTCACTGAGGAGAACGGGCAGATTGCG GTGTTTGATGCCACCAATACCACTAGGGAGAGGAGGGACATGATTTTGAACTTTGCCAAGGAGAATTCCTTCAAG GTATTCTTCGTGGAATCTGTCTGTGATGATCCTGATGTCATCGCTGCCAACATCTTG GAGGTAAAGGTGTCGAGCCCTGACTACCCTGAAAGGAACAGGGAGAATGTGAtggaggatttcctgaagagaaTTGAGTGCTACAAAGTCACCTATCGACCCCTCGATCCAGACAACTATGACAA GGATCTCTCTTTCATCAAGGTGATAAACGTGGGCCAGCGGTTTTTGGTGAACAGAGTCCAGGACTACATCCAGAGCAAGATCGTCTACTACCTCATGAACATCCACGTGCAGCCCCGCACCATCTACCTCTGCCGGCACGGAGAGAGCGAGTTCAACCTCCTGGGCAAGATCGGGGGGGACTCTGGCCTCTCGGTGCGCGGAAAGCAG TTTGCCCAGGCTCTCAGGAAGTTTCTGGAGGAACAGGAGATAGCAGACCTCAAAGTGTGGACGAGCCAGTTGAAGAGGACTATCCAGACTGCTGAATCCCTGGGGGTGACTTATGAGCAGTGGAAGATCCTGAATGAGATTGACGCT GGCGTGTGCGAGGAGATGACCTATGCAGAGATTGAGAAGCAGTACCCGGACGAGTTTGCACTTCGAGATCAAGAGAAATATCTGTATCGATATCCTGGCGGGGAG TCATACCAGGACCTGGTGCAGCGGCTGGAGCCTGTCATCATGGAGCTGGAGCGGCAGGGCAATGTCCTCGTTATCTCCCACCAGGCTGTCATGCGCTGCCTCCTGGCCTACTTCTTGGATAAGGGCGCAG ATGAGCTACCGTACTTGAGGTGCCCTCTCCATACCATCTTCAAACTTACTCCCGTCGCCTACG GGTGCAAAGTGGAAACAATTAAACTCAATGTGGAGGCTGTGAACACTCACCGTGACAAGCCAACT AACAACTTCCCCAAGAACCAAACCCCTGTAAGGATGAGAAGGAACAGCTTTACGCCTCTGTCCAGTTCGGATACAATAAGGCGTCCAAGAAATTACAGTGTTGGGAGCCGGCCCCTCAAGCCCCTCAGCCCTCTCCGTGCCCTGGACATGCAAGAAGGGGCCGACCAGCCGAAGACCCAAGTCAGCATTCCG
- the PFKFB2 gene encoding 6-phosphofructo-2-kinase/fructose-2,6-bisphosphatase 2 isoform X5, with the protein MSGNFASSSEQNNSCETKTSNLRISEKKCSWASYMTNSPTLIVMIGLPARGKTYVSKKLTRYLNWIGVPTKVFNLGVYRRKAVKSYKSYDFFRHDNEEAMKIRKQCALVALEDVKAYLTEENGQIAVFDATNTTRERRDMILNFAKENSFKVFFVESVCDDPDVIAANILEVKVSSPDYPERNRENVMEDFLKRIECYKVTYRPLDPDNYDKDLSFIKVINVGQRFLVNRVQDYIQSKIVYYLMNIHVQPRTIYLCRHGESEFNLLGKIGGDSGLSVRGKQFAQALRKFLEEQEIADLKVWTSQLKRTIQTAESLGVTYEQWKILNEIDAGVCEEMTYAEIEKQYPDEFALRDQEKYLYRYPGGESYQDLVQRLEPVIMELERQGNVLVISHQAVMRCLLAYFLDKGADELPYLRCPLHTIFKLTPVAYGCKVETIKLNVEAVNTHRDKPTNNFPKNQTPVRMRRNSFTPLSSSDTIRRPRNYSVGSRPLKPLSPLRALDMQEGADQPKTQVSIPEAARAAFAPNPKTED; encoded by the exons ATGTCTGGGAATTTTGCATCTTCCTCAGAGCAGAACAACAGCTGTGAAACAAAAACCTCAAACCTTCGAATATCAGAGAAGAAATGTT CGTGGGCATCCTACATGACCAACTCCCCAACTCTCATTGTTATGATTGGCTTGCCAGCCCGGGGAAAAACCTACGTGTCCAAGAAACTCACGCGTTACCTCAACTGGATTGGGGTACCCACCAAAG TGTTTAACCTTGGGGTGTATCGGCGCAAAGCAGTCAAGTCCTATAAGTCCTACGACTTCTTCCGGCACGACAATGAGGAGGCCATGAAGATCCGCAA GCAGTGTGCTTTGGTGGCACTGGAAGACGTTAAGGCGTATCTCACTGAGGAGAACGGGCAGATTGCG GTGTTTGATGCCACCAATACCACTAGGGAGAGGAGGGACATGATTTTGAACTTTGCCAAGGAGAATTCCTTCAAG GTATTCTTCGTGGAATCTGTCTGTGATGATCCTGATGTCATCGCTGCCAACATCTTG GAGGTAAAGGTGTCGAGCCCTGACTACCCTGAAAGGAACAGGGAGAATGTGAtggaggatttcctgaagagaaTTGAGTGCTACAAAGTCACCTATCGACCCCTCGATCCAGACAACTATGACAA GGATCTCTCTTTCATCAAGGTGATAAACGTGGGCCAGCGGTTTTTGGTGAACAGAGTCCAGGACTACATCCAGAGCAAGATCGTCTACTACCTCATGAACATCCACGTGCAGCCCCGCACCATCTACCTCTGCCGGCACGGAGAGAGCGAGTTCAACCTCCTGGGCAAGATCGGGGGGGACTCTGGCCTCTCGGTGCGCGGAAAGCAG TTTGCCCAGGCTCTCAGGAAGTTTCTGGAGGAACAGGAGATAGCAGACCTCAAAGTGTGGACGAGCCAGTTGAAGAGGACTATCCAGACTGCTGAATCCCTGGGGGTGACTTATGAGCAGTGGAAGATCCTGAATGAGATTGACGCT GGCGTGTGCGAGGAGATGACCTATGCAGAGATTGAGAAGCAGTACCCGGACGAGTTTGCACTTCGAGATCAAGAGAAATATCTGTATCGATATCCTGGCGGGGAG TCATACCAGGACCTGGTGCAGCGGCTGGAGCCTGTCATCATGGAGCTGGAGCGGCAGGGCAATGTCCTCGTTATCTCCCACCAGGCTGTCATGCGCTGCCTCCTGGCCTACTTCTTGGATAAGGGCGCAG ATGAGCTACCGTACTTGAGGTGCCCTCTCCATACCATCTTCAAACTTACTCCCGTCGCCTACG GGTGCAAAGTGGAAACAATTAAACTCAATGTGGAGGCTGTGAACACTCACCGTGACAAGCCAACT AACAACTTCCCCAAGAACCAAACCCCTGTAAGGATGAGAAGGAACAGCTTTACGCCTCTGTCCAGTTCGGATACAATAAGGCGTCCAAGAAATTACAGTGTTGGGAGCCGGCCCCTCAAGCCCCTCAGCCCTCTCCGTGCCCTGGACATGCAAGAAGGGGCCGACCAGCCGAAGACCCAAGTCAGCATTCCG
- the PFKFB2 gene encoding 6-phosphofructo-2-kinase/fructose-2,6-bisphosphatase 2 isoform X2, whose amino-acid sequence MSGNFASSSEQNNSCETKTSNLRISEKKCSWASYMTNSPTLIVMIGLPARGKTYVSKKLTRYLNWIGVPTKVFNLGVYRRKAVKSYKSYDFFRHDNEEAMKIRKQCALVALEDVKAYLTEENGQIAVFDATNTTRERRDMILNFAKENSFKVFFVESVCDDPDVIAANILEVKVSSPDYPERNRENVMEDFLKRIECYKVTYRPLDPDNYDKDLSFIKVINVGQRFLVNRVQDYIQSKIVYYLMNIHVQPRTIYLCRHGESEFNLLGKIGGDSGLSVRGKQFAQALRKFLEEQEIADLKVWTSQLKRTIQTAESLGVTYEQWKILNEIDAGVCEEMTYAEIEKQYPDEFALRDQEKYLYRYPGGESYQDLVQRLEPVIMELERQGNVLVISHQAVMRCLLAYFLDKGADELPYLRCPLHTIFKLTPVAYGCKVETIKLNVEAVNTHRDKPTNNFPKNQTPVRMRRNSFTPLSSSDTIRRPRNYSVGSRPLKPLSPLRALDMQEGADQPKTQVIARCYRPETGASGSSEKDSLRRGHREETHADTLLRRS is encoded by the exons ATGTCTGGGAATTTTGCATCTTCCTCAGAGCAGAACAACAGCTGTGAAACAAAAACCTCAAACCTTCGAATATCAGAGAAGAAATGTT CGTGGGCATCCTACATGACCAACTCCCCAACTCTCATTGTTATGATTGGCTTGCCAGCCCGGGGAAAAACCTACGTGTCCAAGAAACTCACGCGTTACCTCAACTGGATTGGGGTACCCACCAAAG TGTTTAACCTTGGGGTGTATCGGCGCAAAGCAGTCAAGTCCTATAAGTCCTACGACTTCTTCCGGCACGACAATGAGGAGGCCATGAAGATCCGCAA GCAGTGTGCTTTGGTGGCACTGGAAGACGTTAAGGCGTATCTCACTGAGGAGAACGGGCAGATTGCG GTGTTTGATGCCACCAATACCACTAGGGAGAGGAGGGACATGATTTTGAACTTTGCCAAGGAGAATTCCTTCAAG GTATTCTTCGTGGAATCTGTCTGTGATGATCCTGATGTCATCGCTGCCAACATCTTG GAGGTAAAGGTGTCGAGCCCTGACTACCCTGAAAGGAACAGGGAGAATGTGAtggaggatttcctgaagagaaTTGAGTGCTACAAAGTCACCTATCGACCCCTCGATCCAGACAACTATGACAA GGATCTCTCTTTCATCAAGGTGATAAACGTGGGCCAGCGGTTTTTGGTGAACAGAGTCCAGGACTACATCCAGAGCAAGATCGTCTACTACCTCATGAACATCCACGTGCAGCCCCGCACCATCTACCTCTGCCGGCACGGAGAGAGCGAGTTCAACCTCCTGGGCAAGATCGGGGGGGACTCTGGCCTCTCGGTGCGCGGAAAGCAG TTTGCCCAGGCTCTCAGGAAGTTTCTGGAGGAACAGGAGATAGCAGACCTCAAAGTGTGGACGAGCCAGTTGAAGAGGACTATCCAGACTGCTGAATCCCTGGGGGTGACTTATGAGCAGTGGAAGATCCTGAATGAGATTGACGCT GGCGTGTGCGAGGAGATGACCTATGCAGAGATTGAGAAGCAGTACCCGGACGAGTTTGCACTTCGAGATCAAGAGAAATATCTGTATCGATATCCTGGCGGGGAG TCATACCAGGACCTGGTGCAGCGGCTGGAGCCTGTCATCATGGAGCTGGAGCGGCAGGGCAATGTCCTCGTTATCTCCCACCAGGCTGTCATGCGCTGCCTCCTGGCCTACTTCTTGGATAAGGGCGCAG ATGAGCTACCGTACTTGAGGTGCCCTCTCCATACCATCTTCAAACTTACTCCCGTCGCCTACG GGTGCAAAGTGGAAACAATTAAACTCAATGTGGAGGCTGTGAACACTCACCGTGACAAGCCAACT AACAACTTCCCCAAGAACCAAACCCCTGTAAGGATGAGAAGGAACAGCTTTACGCCTCTGTCCAGTTCGGATACAATAAGGCGTCCAAGAAATTACAGTGTTGGGAGCCGGCCCCTCAAGCCCCTCAGCCCTCTCCGTGCCCTGGACATGCAAGAAGGGGCCGACCAGCCGAAGACCCAA
- the PFKFB2 gene encoding 6-phosphofructo-2-kinase/fructose-2,6-bisphosphatase 2 isoform X6 — protein sequence MSGNFASSSEQNNSCETKTSNLRISEKKCSWASYMTNSPTLIVMIGLPARGKTYVSKKLTRYLNWIGVPTKVFNLGVYRRKAVKSYKSYDFFRHDNEEAMKIRKQCALVALEDVKAYLTEENGQIAVFDATNTTRERRDMILNFAKENSFKVFFVESVCDDPDVIAANILEVKVSSPDYPERNRENVMEDFLKRIECYKVTYRPLDPDNYDKDLSFIKVINVGQRFLVNRVQDYIQSKIVYYLMNIHVQPRTIYLCRHGESEFNLLGKIGGDSGLSVRGKQFAQALRKFLEEQEIADLKVWTSQLKRTIQTAESLGVTYEQWKILNEIDAGVCEEMTYAEIEKQYPDEFALRDQEKYLYRYPGGESYQDLVQRLEPVIMELERQGNVLVISHQAVMRCLLAYFLDKGADELPYLRCPLHTIFKLTPVAYGCKVETIKLNVEAVNTHRDKPTNNFPKNQTPVRMRRNSFTPLSSSDTIRRPRNYSVGSRPLKPLSPLRALDMQEGADQPKTQEAARAAFAPNPKTED from the exons ATGTCTGGGAATTTTGCATCTTCCTCAGAGCAGAACAACAGCTGTGAAACAAAAACCTCAAACCTTCGAATATCAGAGAAGAAATGTT CGTGGGCATCCTACATGACCAACTCCCCAACTCTCATTGTTATGATTGGCTTGCCAGCCCGGGGAAAAACCTACGTGTCCAAGAAACTCACGCGTTACCTCAACTGGATTGGGGTACCCACCAAAG TGTTTAACCTTGGGGTGTATCGGCGCAAAGCAGTCAAGTCCTATAAGTCCTACGACTTCTTCCGGCACGACAATGAGGAGGCCATGAAGATCCGCAA GCAGTGTGCTTTGGTGGCACTGGAAGACGTTAAGGCGTATCTCACTGAGGAGAACGGGCAGATTGCG GTGTTTGATGCCACCAATACCACTAGGGAGAGGAGGGACATGATTTTGAACTTTGCCAAGGAGAATTCCTTCAAG GTATTCTTCGTGGAATCTGTCTGTGATGATCCTGATGTCATCGCTGCCAACATCTTG GAGGTAAAGGTGTCGAGCCCTGACTACCCTGAAAGGAACAGGGAGAATGTGAtggaggatttcctgaagagaaTTGAGTGCTACAAAGTCACCTATCGACCCCTCGATCCAGACAACTATGACAA GGATCTCTCTTTCATCAAGGTGATAAACGTGGGCCAGCGGTTTTTGGTGAACAGAGTCCAGGACTACATCCAGAGCAAGATCGTCTACTACCTCATGAACATCCACGTGCAGCCCCGCACCATCTACCTCTGCCGGCACGGAGAGAGCGAGTTCAACCTCCTGGGCAAGATCGGGGGGGACTCTGGCCTCTCGGTGCGCGGAAAGCAG TTTGCCCAGGCTCTCAGGAAGTTTCTGGAGGAACAGGAGATAGCAGACCTCAAAGTGTGGACGAGCCAGTTGAAGAGGACTATCCAGACTGCTGAATCCCTGGGGGTGACTTATGAGCAGTGGAAGATCCTGAATGAGATTGACGCT GGCGTGTGCGAGGAGATGACCTATGCAGAGATTGAGAAGCAGTACCCGGACGAGTTTGCACTTCGAGATCAAGAGAAATATCTGTATCGATATCCTGGCGGGGAG TCATACCAGGACCTGGTGCAGCGGCTGGAGCCTGTCATCATGGAGCTGGAGCGGCAGGGCAATGTCCTCGTTATCTCCCACCAGGCTGTCATGCGCTGCCTCCTGGCCTACTTCTTGGATAAGGGCGCAG ATGAGCTACCGTACTTGAGGTGCCCTCTCCATACCATCTTCAAACTTACTCCCGTCGCCTACG GGTGCAAAGTGGAAACAATTAAACTCAATGTGGAGGCTGTGAACACTCACCGTGACAAGCCAACT AACAACTTCCCCAAGAACCAAACCCCTGTAAGGATGAGAAGGAACAGCTTTACGCCTCTGTCCAGTTCGGATACAATAAGGCGTCCAAGAAATTACAGTGTTGGGAGCCGGCCCCTCAAGCCCCTCAGCCCTCTCCGTGCCCTGGACATGCAAGAAGGGGCCGACCAGCCGAAGACCCAA
- the PFKFB2 gene encoding 6-phosphofructo-2-kinase/fructose-2,6-bisphosphatase 2 isoform X11 — protein sequence MSGNFASSSEQNNSCETKTSNLRISEKKCSWASYMTNSPTLIVMIGLPARGKTYVSKKLTRYLNWIGVPTKVFNLGVYRRKAVKSYKSYDFFRHDNEEAMKIRKQCALVALEDVKAYLTEENGQIAVFDATNTTRERRDMILNFAKENSFKVFFVESVCDDPDVIAANILEVKVSSPDYPERNRENVMEDFLKRIECYKVTYRPLDPDNYDKDLSFIKVINVGQRFLVNRVQDYIQSKIVYYLMNIHVQPRTIYLCRHGESEFNLLGKIGGDSGLSVRGKQFAQALRKFLEEQEIADLKVWTSQLKRTIQTAESLGVTYEQWKILNEIDAGVCEEMTYAEIEKQYPDEFALRDQEKYLYRYPGGESYQDLVQRLEPVIMELERQGNVLVISHQAVMRCLLAYFLDKGADELPYLRCPLHTIFKLTPVAYGCKVETIKLNVEAVNTHRDKPTEAARAAFAPNPKTED from the exons ATGTCTGGGAATTTTGCATCTTCCTCAGAGCAGAACAACAGCTGTGAAACAAAAACCTCAAACCTTCGAATATCAGAGAAGAAATGTT CGTGGGCATCCTACATGACCAACTCCCCAACTCTCATTGTTATGATTGGCTTGCCAGCCCGGGGAAAAACCTACGTGTCCAAGAAACTCACGCGTTACCTCAACTGGATTGGGGTACCCACCAAAG TGTTTAACCTTGGGGTGTATCGGCGCAAAGCAGTCAAGTCCTATAAGTCCTACGACTTCTTCCGGCACGACAATGAGGAGGCCATGAAGATCCGCAA GCAGTGTGCTTTGGTGGCACTGGAAGACGTTAAGGCGTATCTCACTGAGGAGAACGGGCAGATTGCG GTGTTTGATGCCACCAATACCACTAGGGAGAGGAGGGACATGATTTTGAACTTTGCCAAGGAGAATTCCTTCAAG GTATTCTTCGTGGAATCTGTCTGTGATGATCCTGATGTCATCGCTGCCAACATCTTG GAGGTAAAGGTGTCGAGCCCTGACTACCCTGAAAGGAACAGGGAGAATGTGAtggaggatttcctgaagagaaTTGAGTGCTACAAAGTCACCTATCGACCCCTCGATCCAGACAACTATGACAA GGATCTCTCTTTCATCAAGGTGATAAACGTGGGCCAGCGGTTTTTGGTGAACAGAGTCCAGGACTACATCCAGAGCAAGATCGTCTACTACCTCATGAACATCCACGTGCAGCCCCGCACCATCTACCTCTGCCGGCACGGAGAGAGCGAGTTCAACCTCCTGGGCAAGATCGGGGGGGACTCTGGCCTCTCGGTGCGCGGAAAGCAG TTTGCCCAGGCTCTCAGGAAGTTTCTGGAGGAACAGGAGATAGCAGACCTCAAAGTGTGGACGAGCCAGTTGAAGAGGACTATCCAGACTGCTGAATCCCTGGGGGTGACTTATGAGCAGTGGAAGATCCTGAATGAGATTGACGCT GGCGTGTGCGAGGAGATGACCTATGCAGAGATTGAGAAGCAGTACCCGGACGAGTTTGCACTTCGAGATCAAGAGAAATATCTGTATCGATATCCTGGCGGGGAG TCATACCAGGACCTGGTGCAGCGGCTGGAGCCTGTCATCATGGAGCTGGAGCGGCAGGGCAATGTCCTCGTTATCTCCCACCAGGCTGTCATGCGCTGCCTCCTGGCCTACTTCTTGGATAAGGGCGCAG ATGAGCTACCGTACTTGAGGTGCCCTCTCCATACCATCTTCAAACTTACTCCCGTCGCCTACG GGTGCAAAGTGGAAACAATTAAACTCAATGTGGAGGCTGTGAACACTCACCGTGACAAGCCAACT
- the PFKFB2 gene encoding 6-phosphofructo-2-kinase/fructose-2,6-bisphosphatase 2 isoform X9 produces MSGNFASSSEQNNSCETKTSNLRISEKKCSWASYMTNSPTLIVMIGLPARGKTYVSKKLTRYLNWIGVPTKVFNLGVYRRKAVKSYKSYDFFRHDNEEAMKIRKQCALVALEDVKAYLTEENGQIAVFDATNTTRERRDMILNFAKENSFKVFFVESVCDDPDVIAANILEVKVSSPDYPERNRENVMEDFLKRIECYKVTYRPLDPDNYDKDLSFIKVINVGQRFLVNRVQDYIQSKIVYYLMNIHVQPRTIYLCRHGESEFNLLGKIGGDSGLSVRGKQFAQALRKFLEEQEIADLKVWTSQLKRTIQTAESLGVTYEQWKILNEIDAGVCEEMTYAEIEKQYPDEFALRDQEKYLYRYPGGESYQDLVQRLEPVIMELERQGNVLVISHQAVMRCLLAYFLDKGADELPYLRCPLHTIFKLTPVAYGCKVETIKLNVEAVNTHRDKPTVIARCYRPETGASGSSEKDSLRRGHREETHADTLLRRS; encoded by the exons ATGTCTGGGAATTTTGCATCTTCCTCAGAGCAGAACAACAGCTGTGAAACAAAAACCTCAAACCTTCGAATATCAGAGAAGAAATGTT CGTGGGCATCCTACATGACCAACTCCCCAACTCTCATTGTTATGATTGGCTTGCCAGCCCGGGGAAAAACCTACGTGTCCAAGAAACTCACGCGTTACCTCAACTGGATTGGGGTACCCACCAAAG TGTTTAACCTTGGGGTGTATCGGCGCAAAGCAGTCAAGTCCTATAAGTCCTACGACTTCTTCCGGCACGACAATGAGGAGGCCATGAAGATCCGCAA GCAGTGTGCTTTGGTGGCACTGGAAGACGTTAAGGCGTATCTCACTGAGGAGAACGGGCAGATTGCG GTGTTTGATGCCACCAATACCACTAGGGAGAGGAGGGACATGATTTTGAACTTTGCCAAGGAGAATTCCTTCAAG GTATTCTTCGTGGAATCTGTCTGTGATGATCCTGATGTCATCGCTGCCAACATCTTG GAGGTAAAGGTGTCGAGCCCTGACTACCCTGAAAGGAACAGGGAGAATGTGAtggaggatttcctgaagagaaTTGAGTGCTACAAAGTCACCTATCGACCCCTCGATCCAGACAACTATGACAA GGATCTCTCTTTCATCAAGGTGATAAACGTGGGCCAGCGGTTTTTGGTGAACAGAGTCCAGGACTACATCCAGAGCAAGATCGTCTACTACCTCATGAACATCCACGTGCAGCCCCGCACCATCTACCTCTGCCGGCACGGAGAGAGCGAGTTCAACCTCCTGGGCAAGATCGGGGGGGACTCTGGCCTCTCGGTGCGCGGAAAGCAG TTTGCCCAGGCTCTCAGGAAGTTTCTGGAGGAACAGGAGATAGCAGACCTCAAAGTGTGGACGAGCCAGTTGAAGAGGACTATCCAGACTGCTGAATCCCTGGGGGTGACTTATGAGCAGTGGAAGATCCTGAATGAGATTGACGCT GGCGTGTGCGAGGAGATGACCTATGCAGAGATTGAGAAGCAGTACCCGGACGAGTTTGCACTTCGAGATCAAGAGAAATATCTGTATCGATATCCTGGCGGGGAG TCATACCAGGACCTGGTGCAGCGGCTGGAGCCTGTCATCATGGAGCTGGAGCGGCAGGGCAATGTCCTCGTTATCTCCCACCAGGCTGTCATGCGCTGCCTCCTGGCCTACTTCTTGGATAAGGGCGCAG ATGAGCTACCGTACTTGAGGTGCCCTCTCCATACCATCTTCAAACTTACTCCCGTCGCCTACG GGTGCAAAGTGGAAACAATTAAACTCAATGTGGAGGCTGTGAACACTCACCGTGACAAGCCAACT